Proteins encoded by one window of Fusarium graminearum PH-1 chromosome 1, whole genome shotgun sequence:
- a CDS encoding glutamine synthetase has translation MAAPITSRTETLQKYLKLDQKGMIMAEYVWVDAEGGTRSKSRTLPEKDYKPEDLPVWNFDGSSTKQAPGENSDVYLRPCAVYPDPFRGSPNIIVLAECYDSDGTPNKYNFRHDCVKVMKTYADEEPWFGLEQEYTLLGSDDRPYGWPAGGFPAPQGEYYCGVGTGKVVQRDIVEAHYKACLYAGIQISGTNAEVMPAQWEYQVGPCTGIEMGDQLWVSRFFLHRVAEEFGAKVSLHPKPIAGDWNGAGLHSNFSTKAMREEGGMKVIEEALKKLEPHHVECIAEYGEDNDLRLTGRHETGSIDSFSWGVANRGTSIRVPRETAAKGYGYFEDRRPASNADPYRVTKVLLQFSME, from the exons ATG GCTGCTCCTATTACCTCAAGGACGGAGACTCTCCAGAAGTatctcaagcttgatcaGAAGGGTATGATCATGGCTGAGTACGTCTGGGTTGATGCTGAGGGTGGCACTCGATCCAAGTCCCGA ACTCTCCCCGAGAAGGACTACAAGCCCGAGGACCTTCCTGTCTGGAACTTCGACGGTTCATCCACAAAACAGGCCCCTGGCGAGAACTCTGATGTCTACCTCCGACCCTGCGCCGTCTACCCCGATCCCTTCCGTGGATCTCCCAACATCATTGTCCTGGCTGAGTGTTACGACTCAGATGGCACTCCCAACAAGTACAACTTCCGTCATGACTGTGTGAAGGTCATGAAGACATACGCCGACGAGGAGCCTTGGTTCGGTCTCGAGCAGGAGTACACTCTTCTCGGATCTGATGACAGACCTTATGGCTGGCCCGCTGGTGGTTTCCCTGCTCC CCAAGGCGAGTACTACTGTGGTGTTGGAACTGGCAAGGTCGTCCAGCGAGATATCGTTGAGGCCCACTACAAGGCCTGCTTAT ACGCCGGTATCCAGATTTCTGGAACAAATGCCGAGGTCATGCCTGCCCAGTGGGAGTACCAGGTTGGTCCCTGCACTGGCATCGAGATGGGTGACCAGCTCTGGGTTtctcgcttcttccttcaccgcgtcgccgaggaattcGGCGCAAAGGTCTCCCTGCACCCCAAGCCAATAGCCGGTGACTGGAATGGCGCTGGACTGCATTCA AACTTCTCCACCAAGGCCATGCGCGAGGAGGGCGGCATGAAGGTTATTGAGGAGGccctgaagaagctcgagcCTCATCACGTCGAGTGCATTGCCGAGTACGGCGAGGACAACGACCTCCGCTTGACTGGTCGCCATGAGACCGGCTCGATCGACTCATTCTCCTGGGGCGTTGCCAACCGTGGCACAAGTATTCGTGTTCCCCGCGAGACTGCCGCCAAGGGCTACGGTTACTTCGAGGACCGTCGTCCTGCTTCCAACGCTGACCCTTACCGGGTCACCAAGGTGCTCCTCCAATTCTCCATGGAATAA